CAAACCAAAACAACCAAAACTTTCGAACCAACCAAAACAATACGAACCAGATGTTACGAGAAATATGGCGGCACTTGCAAGGGAGCAACTCGTTAAGGTGTGGATGGTGTTGTTACATTattgttatatgtatatatgtatgtatgtatgtatgtatatatgtatgtatgtgtgGGCAATTACTATGTTGTAATTACAGTTGTGGTGAATAGGGAACAACGGGTAAAGGTGCTGTGTggttgttgttcttgttggGTTGGATGTTTGTTACATATATGTGCGTGTATAACAAACTTTACAAAGGCAGCCTTTGTGCATCGTTCATGCGAACAATATGACCCCAACATGGCCCCAACATGAACCCCATCCACAACTTTAAACTCACCCTGTCCCCATTACATCCCAAACGATAATAAGGTTTCTATCCCAGCCATCAGAAATACGCGCTGCTCAAAAGTCGCCGTCGAACCTGCACACGAGGTCACCAAGGTCACGTAACGCCCACGAAAGGTCACGAACTTTACCCCCTGACAAATCGTCGGCTAACCGCTCACGCAGTCTTTCACCTAACCGAGCGCTTGCTAATAATAAGATGGCAAGGTAAGgttgttgtttaatattaaactaattgGTCGTGCAACACCTATATAGAATTGGAATAACAAATTGGATGCGAAATTCCTGGATACGTTCCTGACTACCTGCATATAAATATAGACAACATTGCCTCAGTTAATTTAAGTTATGGTTTTAGAGAATTGTTGTGTAAAACATATGAATAAAGGCCAAGGTTCGTACATTTTACATTCTATCTGTTTTACCTTTATATAATGAGGgaccaatatatattttataagaaataattcacagttaatttaaaacaaataaataaagactCCGCTTCAAGATCGTCtgagttaatttaaataatgattgAGTTGACGAGccgttaaatatttatgaagaTCGCGAAGTGTTTCCCCTCCTCGTAAAACTCGAGGTCGACGTATTGACGACAATAACATGCAGCCGGTGTCGAGTCTCATCGGCTTCTTTGAAACTACTGACCAAGAATCTAAAGTAGGtgtttatatttgtcaaaactttttacataacttttgttatatatatatacatataaatttttaattgttggataaaatgtttttctaacttaagtatttaatttttgttactaaactatttttattcgcttaaatattttttaatttagcttTTGTTTTTAGCAACACCCTGCTCCCTCTGCCAAAGTCCCTCTAAtggagaaaaacaaaacacagccGACAAAATCAAAGACACGGTAAGTTCAtgataaatatttgtgtttcttTATGTTTAGATTATGTGGTTTAATATGAATGACCTACATCACACTCCTTGTAGCATGTTGTGCATTTCTTGcacatatttttatgtataaatatataacaccGCTGCACATGTATGTATAACATATTATTTCTCATGCTACTCATGAATATATAACACATTATTGCACATGAAGCCCAAGAAGCACGAACGTCCCTGGATTGAGCCGTCCACGCATCGACAGTCGCGAGATTGACGTGACACCCGACGTGATGCGGACCAATGTTAACGTAACCACGGCAACAGTCCCCGCTAAACATGGAGCGACACCTATGGGGAGGTAGGGGGGGGGGTGTTTGTGCTAAGTTTGTTGTGGGGGTTCTATTCAAGGGTTGACTGGGTAgtgtgtttatttatagttgattagtttttttattgcaattaTTGTC
This region of Ciona intestinalis unplaced genomic scaffold, KH HT000708.1, whole genome shotgun sequence genomic DNA includes:
- the LOC104265993 gene encoding uncharacterized protein LOC104265993; the encoded protein is MYNSGNRSSTGSQPRRHTDTFPRAKTAPRKRTFSPMSSEASSLVSSPRSTTNPPNQDSLRRGRGYHSLGSGTKALRPNKEQDNKGGYGVAISIKGIKGHPFVILEDNDKHRHMVPAPSGDADSLSSAEAPTHTNHPTHAGSTPHVNGHVSEPEDITPKAPPRRYGTLHKDFKPKQPKLSNQPKQYEPDVTRNMAALAREQLVKPSEIRAAQKSPSNLHTRSPRSRNAHERSRTLPPDKSSANRSRSLSPNRALANNKMARSRSVSPPRKTRGRRIDDNNMQPVSSLIGFFETTDQESKQHPAPSAKVPLMEKNKTQPTKSKTRPRSTNVPGLSRPRIDSREIDVTPDVMRTNVNVTTATVPAKHGATPMGR